The following are encoded together in the Drosophila sechellia strain sech25 chromosome 3R, ASM438219v1, whole genome shotgun sequence genome:
- the LOC6607019 gene encoding protein tipE, translating into MRSGSSELLLEQQQQELRLRKIRELAPKKKNGNRRFRSWRERARFYGTSTLAFFSVTAGASLLFLVPLYVDPAISTLSHDFIEKPTLCTTTRREDLVGIFNCSWSSCREGCTSDLYRCVHIYVTFIEQNITIPENMTDYSNFTSDMEQSGEATLLVNIKGCGYPPSVTCKNFNGYYGIEGAIFPCFYSRKNKTVVLTSYNHDDQVAMIIHFFAVPFVITVISSIALCIMHCDCRCKKDRSHRRNRPQCRRPRIENLSDTSISTRVDMLTPAIEVYKPPL; encoded by the coding sequence ATGAGGAGTGGCAGTTCGGAATTACTACtcgagcagcaacaacaagagctACGGTTACGTAAAATCCGAGAACTGGCtccgaaaaagaaaaatggcaATCGGCGCTTTCGTTCGTGGCGGGAACGTGCGCGTTTCTATGGCACCTCGACActggccttcttctcggtgaCCGCCGGGGCATCGCTGCTCTTCCTCGTACCGCTCTACGTGGACCCGGCGATATCGACGCTGAGCCACGATTTTATCGAGAAGCCAACGCTGTGCACGACGACGCGTCGCGAGGATCTAGTGGGTATATTCAACTGCTCGTGGAGCTCGTGTCGCGAGGGCTGCACCTCCGATTTGTACCGCTGCGTGCATATCTATGTGACGTTCATTGAGCAGAACATTACGATACCGGAGAATATGACCGATTATAGCAACTTTACGTCCGATATGGAGCAGTCCGGCGAGGCGACACTGCTCGTCAATATCAAGGGATGCGGCTATCCGCCGTCGGTGACGTGCAAGAACTTCAACGGTTACTACGGCATCGAGGGTGCCATCTTTCCGTGCTTCTACTCGCGGAAGAACAAGACGGTGGTGCTGACGTCGTACAACCACGACGACCAGGTGGCCATGATCATCCACTTCTTCGCGGTGCCCTTTGTGATAACGGTCATCTCGTCCATCGCCCTCTGCATCATGCACTGCGACTGTCGCTGCAAGAAGGATCGCAGCCACCGCCGCAATCGGCCGCAGTGCCGAAGGCCGCGCATCGAGAATCTCAG